From Triticum aestivum cultivar Chinese Spring chromosome 7B, IWGSC CS RefSeq v2.1, whole genome shotgun sequence:
caacgggagcGAGTATCTTATCGTCTCGTGCcccggcagcctgcatcgcgatagTATAAACGCTCAGGAACTCAGATGGGTGAGTCTTGTCATCGTACTTCTCTGGGACCTCTGATTTGAACGTGCGGgtgttgggccactggaactgccgcagctcatgggtgaatgCTGGACAAGTGATTGCATATGGCAAGTCGCTAGCATCCCCCGGCGCAGGCCTGTACTCAAcgggtccagcacgcctatcagacTGGTGATGTGCTTCCCGTCACTGCTCTATAGTAGTCCAAGCGTCCTCCTAGAGGCGCTCTTGAATAACTTGACGTTGGTCACAACGCGTCCGTGGGGCTGATGACATCATGGACACATTGTCCCGGGCGTCACCCTGATGGGCCGACTATGGCGGAGGGGAGTGCATCGTGGTTGCGGCGCCCTCGACCCTTCCACTGCCTGCACGCGTCGGCTCGTCATTTCAGCGTCGTGAGGGGCTTGCTCCCCGGTGGCCATCCCCGTTGGCATGGCCAATAAGGCTTTGGAtagcagccctccactcttcttgcttctccaaaGCAGGAGGAAAGTTGAGGAGCATCTTCGCTCGTGACACCGCTTCTGCTCGCATGGGTGGCAGTGATAGGCGCGAGGAATGGGAGGAACTCGGACTTATAACGATGTTAGAAGGAGTCCCATCACGATTCCGCGGCCGTGCGCTCTTTTCACCTACATCATGGCGTGCATGTCAGCCCTGTGTGTCTTGAGAGTGATGCTGAGGGCTCTTGCCGTGGCGACGCCCGGGGTCCTCAACATCGCGGTGTGGTTTGTCGTGCACGAGCTGAGAGGACCGCGGCACGCGCGTTGGCGAGGTCAATCTTCTGCCCTAGGAGGTCCCCGCATCACCCGCGGGTGGCACAGCTCCATCTCTGGGCACGGCGGCACGCTGACCTCCGTCACCGCTACGGAGGATGCCGGCGGCCTGGCTTCTTGTATTCGGATGGTGTGGACGATCTCGATATACTCCACCACTGGCGCCCGCCTCGTCGCCCGCTCGTGCGGGTGCGGGCGGAGCGGCCTCGGACGGGCCGATCACCGCGGTCGTCttctttcggagccatggcgatgaaggagCTACTGTACTAACtacagaccagattctcacaactaacgccccctacctggcatgccaaagatgtcgaggaaaccgatcacctatggggtcacaaggatcccttctacgtttgGCGGGGGgttagttgcacgaagagcaggtcgagcgTTAGCACATgggggatttttatccaggttcgggccgcagagatgcataataccctagtcctgattGTCTAGTTATATGTGTGTTCTAGGGCTTTTGAACTAGCTACCATGTGTGCTTtttccaaaagtctgaatcctctctttgtgcgccttgggcctccttttatacacaaaggggttgccacagtggcacgcaggagATGGCAAGCTACAGTGGTGCGAGCTTATCACTCGATCAacgtaggacaagcgcatttaatgtgttgcctacgtgtcctctcactttattggggacgacaacaGAGGCCATCTCGTCCTTCGCCGCTCCTCGTCGCCTCGCCACGCGTTCAGGCcgatgaggcatgcagcgccacgctagccaaccagctgctgtgttggcgaaatggtaggcttccacgaagatctgcatgccgccacgcaggcgcctgcttagcTGGCATGCCTATCGCCGCACTAGAGTGGTGGTGAAGTGGCGAAACCTTGTCGGGCGCAGGTCTAGCCGTGGCCCAGCGattgtccccggcaaggcttgccgggggccttggagtcgtccccggcaagggtcttgccgggggtcttcatctTCTGATCCCACGTGGATTCGTGGGTTGCCAATCTTCGTGAGGGGCCGCATGCTACTAGGCATGTGCTCTCCAAATCTTGGtcttaacgttgtcgatggtgtcaaagctctcaaccccaagggtggtggccctgctggtctctccgcaagctgccccggcaaggagcttgccgggggCCTCGCAGGTCGCCTCGGCAAGACTTGTTGCTAGGCGTGGCCCTGCTCGCCTCCTGCTGCTTGTTACCTTGAGCGTCTATTTTGATATTCTTTGTACCTGTCCTGCCTCTTGCCGTCCTCCTCTACTTTGCCAAACCCTGCTGTAGGCGTGACTGTGACCgtccatgcacaagtaaggggtacagaagtacccacacttttgtacaccgacGGCGACCAAAGGTAATGGGCCCAAATTCATAGTCACATCAAGGAGTTTCATCTCTGGGCCAAGAGAAGCCAAATTCAAATCCAGTACGGGTTGGGCTACAAGTCCAGGCCACCCAGAAAACTAGCTACACTTGAATTACTGGAGAGATTTAAAGAGGGAGTGAGCCCACTATTATCTTCTAATTCATGTTGCGGAACTTTTTATTGATTTACGTATCTAGTGGTCGGTCAAGGagttccaaaaatttctcctgctaaATTTCCATATGAACTAGCTGTTGCCGAGGTGGCACAGACCAATGTCCCTAGTCAGGATCTTCCTCTATATTCATCTGGCCATGTGCATCTTGAGGTTCAGCAACCGGTGCAATACATGGATCATTCTAGGGAAAAGGACCAATAATATGATTTTCCTGGTTTGGGTGAAAATGTTCCTGATTAGGCAATGGATGGGAATTCTCATTTGGAGGATTGAGCCCTAATCTGGCGACCCTCCTCCACCAAGGAGTTTTTGCTGCAAAATTATAACAAGAACATATCAggaaccaccccccccccccccttcaagagCCATATGATTTGGACTACAACATGCTTATAGAAATATCTTTTAAGTCATCCACTCTTACTTTGATGATGATACGAGCTTTTGCGACTCCCCCCTTATCCCAAACTAACATCTTTACAAAGCTTCTAATAGCATTAACAATATAAAATTTCCAAGATCATCATGAAACTCTACAAGTATGATCCAAGCTTCTATATTGAGATGAAACTTTCTCCAATTTAGCCCCTAATCAAGTTTTCAAAAACAATAACAACAACATCATAATTATGTGGACTATTACTAACACACTCATATGTGTCAAAAATCGATTCGAGCCTGAAAAATGCTTGCCCATGGGGACAAGAGTTGACCCCCTTAAACCCTAATCTCTCCACATATCTTAAGAATTCAGTAATGATCACTCTGATATTGATGAAATATACCTCACCTTGGGCATAGGAACAAATGTTGAAATGGCAAGGTCTTCATTTGCAGGATGAATGTGCAAAAAGATTACCCTAACTCGAGGAAGCCGAACTTCAACCTCAATCACTTGATGCCCCATCGACAGGAAGGACGTCAGATTGAAGGGGAATGATGCAGCCTGCGTATAATGGTCTTCAAAAGTGTTTGGAGCAAATGAGGAATTGGTCGAGGAAGTTGAAGATGCCACCTTTCTATGTTCTTTAACTAGCTGCCCCGCTGACATCATCCCAAGAACCGTCAACATTGATGATGATCCAGGGGAGATCACAACCTTCTGTTACCAATGAGACTGATTAGGTTGATGACTTGAGATTTGAGTTGCAGTGATTCCCACATGTGATTTGGGATTAGCGGAAGGATTAGGAAGTCTAGGCCTGGAGCGGCAAGAGCAGGTCACATGTTCCAACACTTGGAGTCCCTACATCAAATCTTGTTAGTGCACGTAGGACGGAAGTGGCAAACACCCGACGGAGAACACAAAATGTTTGTCAATCGCGAGGCCTTGGGCCCGACCCATAAGAAGTTCTAGCCTGCTGCTTAGAATTTTGAAATTCCTCAGATCCCGCTCATGAATGATCCCTGAAGGTCTCTTCTGTTACACTTTTTTCCTGACAATTCAAGGCGCTGGAAAACAAAATTATGGTGCTTGCTTGGAAGAGGATTCTTCAGACGAACTTGATAAATAAAAAATGAGGAGATCTAGTAACATTGGCAAAAGATTTACCTTGAATTTTTGAACGCGTGACCATGGTCCATTTATCTTCTTGTTCTTTGTAATATAAGCCAAACTCCTTGCAAGAATTCATGCCTACTTTGCCCCTAAGCTAGAATTGCAGATTGATCTTTTCATTAGCAATATGACCGCCATTATAAATAGGAAAACCCACCTCTCTAGATGAAATGATGAATTTGAATGACCAATATTGAACTTGAGAAAGTTTGAACCTGGCTCCATTTCCGCCAAAGCAAGATTGAAGAATAAGTCCAACTAATTCAGGATTCAAATGGATCCTTGACCTCGAGAATTTAGCCACCAAGAGAAATTCATGAAGACTATGACCATCAAGAAGATTGTCTGGAACTCTAAAGTTCTTCCAAATCATCGCTTCGAAATCTAGCCTTGGTCGAATTGGAGATCGGAAAACACCATGCGGTGATGGGAAGGTGGCCGACGTCTTCAGAAGGAAGAATGGTGATATGGTGGCTGCCATGGCCAGAGTGGCCAACATCGGTTTGGGGGTGGGGCTGGGGAGGGCGAGGTGGCCACCAGCGGCGGGGAGCCAACGACGCTAGGTTGGTGGAGGAGGGGGGGTGATCTTTTGCATGTATTTTAGTTCAGTGAGAGCCAAGCTTGAAAATAAATCTATCTTTCTTCGGTGCAACATAGTCGTAGGCGCCAATCCAGTAAGTCACACACCATTAGAAGGTGTTCTGACATGCACTCTTTGACATGATGTGTCAGTGAGCATAACTTCCAATGACAAAATATCACTTCGAAATCAAGTTTCAGAGAAAACCGATGAAAACCATGTGAAAATAGTATTTTAAAGTTTTGAAAAAATCTATAAAAAAAATCTTAAGGGTGATGTTTTATTAGCATGTGAGATTCCCAAGTTCAAAAACATTACCATTTATAAATAAAATCAGCATTGAATAGTGTCAAAAAGTAAACGCCACTTATCAttgctgaatttgtttttttttcatagCTCGTAAATAGTAATGTGTTTGAACTTGGAATTTCGCATGACAACGGAGGCATCAAGCTCTTAGCATCTCTTATTTGTTTTTTCAGATTTTTGAAAACTTTCAAACATGGTTTCCGTGAAGTTTTCTTTGAAACTTGGTTTCCATGTAATATTCTCTCACTTATAATAAGGTGGGGGAGAATATCTAGTGCTCCCAACAATAAGGCGTTGCCATGTTCACATGTCTAAAAGTGcaatttcaaatatttcaaaaaaatctgaattttttttgtgaatGTTCCCAAGACATCTGTCCATGATCTTTGAAATATTTACATCCAAACTCAAAATACACAatgctatatatatataaaagacaGCAGCAAAAATTACACTATTCACATCAagatttttcctttttgtttttcaaTGTGCATTTGGATTTTGGATCTAAAATTTCTAGGGGTTATTTTCCCTAATAAGGCGGTATCTACTTTCACCAAGACGATTTTCTGCATATGTTTCGAGTATACTCACCAATAGTCATTACACGAACACGCCCCATCCCTGAAGTGATGGAACCGGTTCCTGTCCCTCACCACGATCTCCCGCTCAAAGACGCGAGATATCAACTTGGTCGCCTCATGGCAGTCTCGGCAGACCCGCAGGTTCTTCGTGACGCGCATCGTATCACCCGGCCTCGTGCGTAGCAGCCCGAACGCGATGGCCAGCTTCTCGCTGTGATACAGCAGCGACGCCTCCTTCGCTTCCTCCGCGACGTCGTGCAACACGTCGCTGGTGTCTGGTGCGTAGCCCTCCAGCCCGATCTTCCTCATCATGTCCTTCGCCATGCCAAATATCTCCTTCTCCTCGGGATGGCGCAGGGTCCCGCACTGGAACTCACAGACCTCGCTGTCGATTTCGATCACGGACCGCCCAGCCTCCTTGCTCACATTGCGCTCGTCCATCAGCTGCCGGACCTTGGCCACGTCTCCCCATCGGCCAGCGCTGGCAAGGAGGTTGGCCAGCAGCACATACCGCCCGCTGTTCTGGGGATCCAGCTCGATGACGCGCCATCCAATCGCCTCGCCTAGGTCGAGGTCCCTGTGGATCTtgcatgctccgaagagtgctccGAGGACACCAATGTCAGGCTCCATTGGCATGTCGTCGATCACCTTCTTGGCTTCGTCCAGCAGCCCTGCCCTCCCGAACAGGTCGACCATACAGCCGTAATGCTCCATCTTGGGCTCAATGCCGTATCTCTGCACGATGTAGTCGAAGTAGTGGCGACCGCCGCTGACATTGCCGGTGTGGGCGCAGGCAGTGAGGAGGTTCACCAGCGTGACATCATCGGGCGCCACATCTTCCCTCTCCATCTGATGGAACAGCTCAATGGCGTCCTTGCACCTCCCGTGCACAGCCAACCCACCGATCATACAGTTCCACGACGTGAGCCCCTTCGTCGGCAGCCCCTGGAATACGCGCCATGCCTCCTCGACAGACCCACACTTGCAGTACATGTCGACCACCGCCGTGGCTAGCTTCTCATCCATCTGTATCCCGCTCTGCTCCACCCACCGGTGCACCTCCCTCCCACGGGCCAGCGCGCCAGCACCCGTGCACGCCACCACCGCGCTCGCCGCGACAAACCCATTCCCCTCCAGCCCCGTCGCTCGCATTTGGTCGAACACCTCCAGCGCGTCCAAGAACCGGCCAGCCTTGACATACCCGGAGATCATCGCGTTCCAGGAAATAAGATTTCTCTCGGGCATTCCGTCGAACAGCTCCCGCGCGTCGTCCACGAGGCCCAGCCTGCACAGCCCGCCCACCATGGTGGTCCACGACACGACGTCGAGGACTGCcgacgagccgccgccgccgaagagGCGGAAGGCGAGGTCCGCGCGCGCGTTGGCGAGGTAGGCGGCGAGGAGCGCGTTGAAGGAGTGCGCGTGGGAGTGGAAGTTGAGCTTGAGGAGGAGCGCGTGGAGCTGGGCGGCGAGCGGGAGCGGCGCGGCGGGGAGGATGCGGGGCAGGGTGAAGTGGTCGGGGTGCAGGGGCAGGGAGAGCATGAGGGAGAGGAACGCCGCGGCGTGGCGCGGCGGGAGGGAGGCGAAGAGCGGGTTGAAGAGCGCCGGGTGCGGGTCCGGGTGGTGCGCGAGGAGGCGCGCGGCGTAGGGGAGGCGGGCCGGGTCGCGCGCGAGGAAGGCGAGGAGGCGGCGCGCGTGGGCGGGGTGCGAGGCGAGGCCGAGGCGGACGAGCTGCGAGTGGTGCTGCTTCAGCTCGGAGATGGTGGTAATGGGGATGGGGGTCACGCTGGGGGCGGACATTGCCGGAGCTCGGATGAAGAGGGGCGACCCGATGGCCGGGGAGAGCAGCTCCCCGCCTCTGGTGGATAAGACACGAGCAATGCTTTCCCACGCACTACAggttttacaaaaaagaaaaagaaaaaaaaagataggcACTGCACTACTGCATCCGTTCAGGTTTTTTTTTCCGACAAAAGAGAGTCAATTACACTGGTGGTGCTTGAACTTGACGCAAACGATCACTTTGATGTTAGAATTTGTGGTACATTGAATTGGTGCAAAAACTTGGTTTGGACATGCAAATACGGTGCAAACCACGTTTGATACGAAATGATTTTGACTTGGCAATGCCAGCATGgcatggggcccgctgtcagtgacagGAAGGCTGGGAGGAGGGCGCGTGGCCTGTtctttttgtttttgcagaaaacccTTTGAATTGGAATTTTTTTTATGTCTATGAATTGTGAAAATTAACGAAAAATGGTGGATCGGTGTCTCGAAGCCTCGACCATGCCTTGCACACAGTAGGACGTAGCCAATCCACCTTCTAGTATTTATGGATAACTACTTTTAACTAGTAAAatgtccgtgcgttgccacgggcctttGAAAAAAAGATGATACTCATTGGTACTATCGCTTGGGCCACATCTTAGGAGGGGCAATGGGCTTGGAGGGGGGCGGGGGAGGCTTGGCCAGATTTTATTGATTATCTAAATAATTTACTGAGAAATAGTATGAAGAAATCCCATAGGCTGGGGGCGACGACCTAGGTTGGTCTCCACTAAGCTCTGCCACTGCTACTCACTGAGCTAAATAACTGAGAACAATGTCGACTAAGCTAGCACACATTTTTTTGACAATCATCTAACACACGTCGTACTATCAAACACAATAATCTTAGAGCACCTATGGCTGGTCCCCTCAAATCCTACTCAAACATCTGCAGACACGCCCGATCGGTCGCCGCACAGGAGAGAGAAGAAAAAGGTGACCCAACCAGACCCCTCATATCATGCTTACAAGTCGGGTTGCTCACAAACACTCATATTGACACCAAATAAGGGGAGGATATGACGGCTCGTAGACGCACTCGGTCAATCCACCACCTAGGACACGACCCACCCTAGACCACCATTTCTTCTATTCTTTCTATATCTTCATCTCCACCTATCACATGCAAGTCACCAGATATATGAGAAAAATGAGAAGTATGGTTGCATGCACGAACAAATAGGGGCTCAAAACAGACACTGACCGGCCGCGACTGTTGACATTTAGGGGGGCAAATTTGCTAAATCCAACTATAGATGCTCTTATTGACAACTCAAATAAAAAAATAGTTGAAATGGGTTATGTTTTATTCATTCATTTCGGCATGATCCAAGTTCAAAACATCACGAATACAATCCGACAGGTACCAAGCCCAAGTTTTACATAACTTATTCGCACACCCCTCATTTGCTAGCCAATGAGAAGCTCCATTAGTCAAGTATCTCACCCGTGCCACCCTGAACTCCTCCCTTCATCGCATGCAATCCTTTACCTCCTCAACAATAGGCCATAGATTGATCTATCAATTTCTGAGCTTCTTGACTTAGTCGCCACTGGTTTTTTAGTCTGTCTCCAAGTTAAGCTTTGCCATGTCCAAGCAAAGAGCGGCGGCGGCACAACGGGTTGCAATGCATGTAAATAAATCAAACAAATGATTATGTCTGTCTTCAAGGTTGATGTTGGTCTTCCAATGGAGCACCAGGCACACTATCTTCCACTCCCCTCTCCCCTCTCGTGGGTCATGATGCATGGCACCATGCGGCCGTTCAAGTCAATGTAATCTATGTCCATCCCTTTCATAGAGACGCCCCACAACATAGATATAAATCACTACCAAGTATAGAATGTACTTTTCATCAGATAACCTACAACGGCGATATAGTTTTCAGGAAATAAACATCGTACTGGAAAAATTATACTACTAAAAAGTTAAATGCACAAGATTCACATTATGCTTGGAAAGAGCCTttcaatcatctttatggagcagaAGATTTGTCGATCCCTGGATGTTTGCCTTAATGGAGCAGAAGATTTGTGCTCACCTGAAGGCCGCTGGAGGGGATGAATGGGAATGACAGCTTCCAGAACTGGAGCGCGGCAGGTCCAAAACTCAAGGGGCCAACACGGGCGATGCAGCTGTTGTTGACGCCTCGCCCCCCAGTTGTGCTCACGGTCTCCGGTGCCAGCCCCAAGATTGACATCTTGCCCTCGTTGCAGTCACTGTCACTTGTACGATGCCCCGTCCTTGGCTGCTGTAGAATTTAATAAAATACATATAATTTGAATCAGTAGATACAAAGAAATCCAGATGGAACTGCCCGTATAAGATCTTACCTATAGTAAGGGTTATCAACTTttcatgcataacatgataaaaacaaatactccctccattccttgatataaggtgtatagatttttgaaaaaaaatccaaaatataaggtgtattgcgttgcaacactcgtttggataattttatttaggatttgattacatttccttatatcatgcaagctcctctattttctcatgtcaattagtcaggtgtaaacttgcccaaaacttgtgaaattttgctttcacgtgcgttctttaattttcgtgccaaaaactatacaccctacatttaggaacggagggagtatgatgtaatcATGCATAAGTATAGAAAAGCCCACATTTTCATTCCTTCACATTCACATTTACATTTGCTATGCTAGTCCAACGAATCAGACGTATCAACATAATAAAAGATAGCAACAAAAGTAGAATGCATATCCCATATTAAAATTCTAGGAACAGTTGGTTAAAGTATCTCCTTAAGAGTGAAAAGTAATGATATTTTGTGTAGCGACGATAGGAACCATTTAAGTAAATATATTTTTATCCCGCTGAAAGGATTGTGTTAAGAATTGTAAAGAGTATTAAGAGAAATTAGAGACCTTGTAGTGTACGTTGAAGAGCACCAAGTCGAGTTATGGCAAATATAATCAAATGATGACGTGAACATAAAAATGGCACATGATTTCTACAACTGATCTAATGAGCTAAAATATATATTTGAGAGATCTTTTTTTGGATCAGTGATTTTTCTGAAGACATAAATGGAAGCTTTGTACAATATATTAGAACATTTAAATAATAACAATATCATGGTCAAAGGAATAACAACCAACCATTCATGAGCTACAGGCTCTAGAAAACTTGCTGCCAACTTAAGCACAAGATTTTCTTCTGGATGCTCGTACACAACAGGCTAAACAACAGAGCCATGCTTCATAGAAAGAATTTTTTCTTGCCTGGCTATACTTGTGTGCTTTGTGGTCTGCAGGTCTTAGAAACCAGAGATCATTTGTTCTTCAATTGCCCTTCTTCCAGAATCTGTTGGACATACTTAGCAGCCAATTAGGCTCCCACCTACCAAGGCATTCAACAGGAGATAAATAACCTAAAGGAGATGCTGGATCTCCCCTTCTCCCTAGAGATTATCATCCTTGCTGCTTGGGCAATCTGGATCACAAGAAATGAATTCATATTCAATAAAATAACACCCAGCCTTTATAGATGCCGAAAGACTTTCAAAGAAGAACTGAAATGGCTAGTCCACAGAGCAACCAGAGAAGAATATGCAAACTTGGAACAATGGGCACATGACTTCAAATAAAGGCACCTTGAGCATGCCACTCTGGAATTGCTAGAGTAGGAGATACAACGGATGATCTGCACGATCCTCACTAAGAAACTACCTGCCTACATGGCTGGAGCACTCTTCTCAGGCGTATCTTTTGTGTATGATGTACTTTTTGtagatatttttttctttttctttccttttcttttgggtCATTTTCTCAGGACTTTGATCCTGATGTTGtatagtttcttttcttttttaatctGTACAGAACCTTtgtatattttttaaaaaattaataAAAATACGCAGCAGAGTCCTGTTGTTTCCCTCAAATAAAAATATCGACAGAGGAAAGCGACTGTCATGAGCTGCAGTCTTCCTCATATCTCCACCCAAATAGATATTTCTAACATAATTTAACCAATTTCTTTTATTTATATGTTTTCTCGGGATGGATTGTGCAAAAAAAAATACTACAACATGATGCACCGGCCATCCCTTTAAACCCAACCATCATCTCCGTCACGGAGTCACCCAAGACCTCCTGTACCCTACACTCGAATCCATTAATCCCCTACCTCTTCTCCGCTAGCGACGACCCACCTCTGCTaccggttcttcttcttcctctcgtcgcTACTTTTTTCCGTCCACAATCCGCCCAACTCTCCCTGTTGTCTAACCACCTGCCACCGCCACCCTATAGCCGACGAGTGTTGTCGAACACTTCCCCATGCTTGAGTCACCACCTCCGCCGACGTTGACGCCGGTCATCCCTCTAAATCCCTCGACCATCTCCAGTGACCGTGACATCACACACCCCACACTCAAGTCTGGTTAACCCCTCGCCTCTCCTACACAGGTGACAACCTGTTGTTGCTACTATTCTCTTCCTCCCGCCGCCTACCTTTTTCTTCGTCCACTCTAATGACCCACCCACCTATACCTGCCCAACCACTTCCCACCACCATCCACGACCAGCAAGTGTTGTCACACACTACCTCATCGGCCCCTACCCGAGTCGGCACCTCTGTCGCCGGCAAACCCTCTAAACCCTGCCATCATCTCTAGTGACTGCGACGTCCCGCACCGGTGCGCTCCTCGGAAGTACAACCTAAATGCAAATTTTTCTAGTTCAGGGAGCATTAGACAACACAATACCGAGTATTATAATAAAGGTTATGAATTCAT
This genomic window contains:
- the LOC123162883 gene encoding pentatricopeptide repeat-containing protein At5g06540, translating into MSAPSVTPIPITTISELKQHHSQLVRLGLASHPAHARRLLAFLARDPARLPYAARLLAHHPDPHPALFNPLFASLPPRHAAAFLSLMLSLPLHPDHFTLPRILPAAPLPLAAQLHALLLKLNFHSHAHSFNALLAAYLANARADLAFRLFGGGGSSAVLDVVSWTTMVGGLCRLGLVDDARELFDGMPERNLISWNAMISGYVKAGRFLDALEVFDQMRATGLEGNGFVAASAVVACTGAGALARGREVHRWVEQSGIQMDEKLATAVVDMYCKCGSVEEAWRVFQGLPTKGLTSWNCMIGGLAVHGRCKDAIELFHQMEREDVAPDDVTLVNLLTACAHTGNVSGGRHYFDYIVQRYGIEPKMEHYGCMVDLFGRAGLLDEAKKVIDDMPMEPDIGVLGALFGACKIHRDLDLGEAIGWRVIELDPQNSGRYVLLANLLASAGRWGDVAKVRQLMDERNVSKEAGRSVIEIDSEVCEFQCGTLRHPEEKEIFGMAKDMMRKIGLEGYAPDTSDVLHDVAEEAKEASLLYHSEKLAIAFGLLRTRPGDTMRVTKNLRVCRDCHEATKLISRVFEREIVVRDRNRFHHFRDGACSCNDYW